The Lolium perenne isolate Kyuss_39 chromosome 6, Kyuss_2.0, whole genome shotgun sequence genome segment TGCAGTAATAACTAAGTCataataaaaaaaaatgaaaacgatGTACTATAAAAAAATGTAAAGCACAAAGTAAAGCGCGGCTGGAGTAAGTTCTAATTGGCCTAATTTAGACCGACGGCCCCAGTGTGGGGCCGATACGCACTGCCGCAACTGGTAATTGTATGGGTACTCTTGCAACTGCGGTCCATGTGTGATCGATCCATTGGTGTTTATTCTTTCTTTCTTTGGGGGTGTATTGCAGTAACATTATTAGGGTCTTGTTTGGTGCTAGTGTGTTTTTAGACATTTGTGGAGATTATCCAGATCGAATCTCAAATCCCCACGTATTTTTAAAGCACCATTGGCTCCAGTGTATTGGTCTATTGGGTTGGTTTTAGTCCCACTTTTTCTCCGAATTTCTCAAATCCAAGTGTATTATCCTCAAGATCCAATACTACCATTTCTTTGCGAATTGAAATTAGGAATGGAGGATTTGACATGATTGTGTGGAGAGAGAGGTTTCGCCAAATCCCAGCGGAGAATGCTCATTAATCACTATAAACACTAAACCAAACAAGACCCAATTGCATCCAATTTATTAATGGCTGAATGGAAGATTTCAAAATTAGCCGTGATGTGATGTGCAGCATCATGTACTGAAGCAATGTGAGCTGTTTGGTTTAGATTTTAGACGGTTTGGTGGCGGCATCCTCAGGTCCAGCACGACACCCTTGCAGCCTTGCTGTGTATACTGGTACCGATGAAGTATGATTAAACTAGGGATGGTTTTCTTTTGTTAATCGTGTGCTCTGGTTTCCGATGAGGTGGCCACCTTGGCGCCACAATTCAACACATAACAACACATGCATTGATTGGAGCATACTTTCTACCAAGATTCTCGGCGACTTCACGTGTATATGTTGTCAAGTTTCTCTTGTTCCTTGGGCATATCCAGGAGCTACATGATCTTCTTATGATAATATAATAATGGAGTATTAGATTGGAAAGGGTGCTAGACTGGTGGTATATATAGGTAGTCCATTTTACATAACTGAACAAGCCTGCCGTCGGTTATATCGACCTTGTCATTCGCACATGAAGAAACTTGAGAGGTCTCCACAAAGAAGGCAGACACAAATAACCCCCCGTATATATATAGCTGGCATGCGTCTCATAACGACAtgggaggacgaagaagaaggaaagaatgaGACGACACGGTGTGATGTTGTTTCGGCTCATGTCCTTGTTGAGGAGATCGCAAGGCGAGAGGTGAGCCGAACCAACATCACTCATGTATTCTTCGTTCAGATAACTCCACTTCTCGGTGGTAAGTCTGTAAGACTGTAAGTCTCTTATCATGAATGATTCAAAGAGTTAACTAGAGTTGGTTTTCTTGGCGGACCATGGCCTCTCGCCGGTGGGGAAGGTCTCAGTTCTTCGTTTAGTTTTATTTCGGTGTCTTCTCTCGAGATGATGAGGCGGCTACGTGCTGAAGCCAGAATAAGATCTCTTCGCCCTATCCTCGCTCCATTGGTGCGTCTAACGTCGGTGGAGGGCGCGTGGAGTCGTGTGTCCAGCGGGTTTTCGTGTTCGCTGTTGTGGTTTCATGTCAGTCTCTTTCGATCCAAAGTTGCCATCATTAGCGATAGTTGTGCTGGTCCTTTGGGGGCTTAGCACGCCGATTTTCCATCTGTATACTACAACAAGCTTTGCCTAAATCCGGTAATGGAAGGAAGGGGATGGCGGCATGCCTATACCTCGCGCTTATGTATGTATTCGTCACTAGGTGGTCTAGTGACtgatttgtaatttttattacttttgaACCTCTTTGTACTTATGTGGATGATTATCAATCGGTTGAATTTTCGTAAAAAAAAAACTAGAGCTGATTTTCCCCCTTTCGGATTGCCTTTATCATTTGGAATAATTTCCTTTATGAGCGACATTTTTCTTCAGCTAAAGAGTATTTGATGATATTAATTCTTCAGAACCCTTCACGTCATTCTTGTGTCCGTGCTGAATGTGCTACTTATTCCTCAAGGAAAAATAGATATTTTCATTTCAGGAAAAGGAGAGGAAAATATACTCCCACTCTGATGCATATGAGAATGTACTCATATCGTAAGAATCTACTTGGATTGTAATATACTTGTTGAAGATGGCCTCTTTGGAAAATTGTTAGTCAGAGGGGTCTTTGCTTCGCTCTTTACTCAAAAACAGTTCGAGCCCAAAAATTGAATGGAATGGAAATTGCCGGCGATTAGTTCTCGTAGCAGGTTACTTCTGCATCAAATTCAGCAGCTAAATTATTTTTACCTGTTACGGTGGTGAAGGGTCACTGAAGAAGGTATCTTGGAGCATCCTTGCCATGCATATTCTGATCTGTACTACCGACGAACGTCCACAACACCATGAAGCAATTGTCATCCTCTACTACTGATTGTTGGAGTATATACTACTTGGCCTGCCTGATCTTGTATCGAACTGCTATTTTGGATGCCCTTTTGGAGCGTAGCGTCTCGGTAGATCTCCCAGATGTCATTTTTCATCTCGTCAGCCTAATTCGCCACATCCCTAGAAGTTTCTCACTTCAACAAAAAAGCCCGCAAAAAaagcccgcaaaaaaaaaaacaaaattaaAGTCTCCATGGTCAAATATTTTCAAGTTTGACCTAAGTTATAGAAAAATATGTTACttgctccgattcatattaaattTATTTAGTATTGGCAGCAGACTTCCTTTAGGCGTGGCTTTAGACTGCGGTGGCAATGGGGAAGGAGAATCCCGTGAGGCTTTAGGTGGCGCGTGAGTGTAGGCATGTGCAGCAGCAGGCGACACATGACCTCTAGTGTAGCAATGCCGATGGTGGGTTGGTCGGTTCATACCAATTCGGTTCCACCCAATATGGAGAGGTATTTCACGGTCAACTCGGTTCCATCTTATCCTATTCATGAGGTACCGGGGGCCAGCACCAATGCTTGTGGTGTCGTTTGCTAATGATTTTCGTGAATCGTGCAATATGTGGGTCGACAATGTGTCGACTAGATCTATAGGCGGGTAGTAAACTAACATGCGGGGATCATGACGCCAATCGTACCTTTAGTTCTATGTAGGTCGATGGAGGATGGGTCAATGCCATGAAAATCGCCGAGATACAATGCAGCCGAGCTTGCCGACGAGAGGGGTCAAGGTGGTCGCAACGTACGGCGCGACAAGTTTCGTCCCACTTCGCGTCCATTTTCCTCATATTGTGTCTCGGCACTGTGTCAAGTTTTATGGTGGAACACACACGCCAAAGCACGGTGAAATGTatagctcttttttttttttgaaatcatatatatTGAACCAGCAAGCCGCcttattaaaaaccttccagtccccttaggtaccctggaaggaaaagagtgcgtctggtaCTTGCTGCTTCACCAACACAAAGATTACATCGTGAAGAGGTTTACATCGTTTGCTAACTCTGCCCCTATACAATCAGGTGGTTCATCAATCCAAATGACAGATTGAAACCCACTGGCATTTGCAACTAACCTATGCGCAACCTGATTATTCTCTCTCAGACAAAAACTAAAGCACACCTTAGCAAAGCCCCTAGCTAGAAAAACACATTCCTCAAAGATCGTTGCTGCCACCCCCGCTGAATTGCCGTTGTCCCTCATAATATCAATCACCTCTAAATAATCACTCTCGACCTCCACCTTGGTACATCTGACCTGGCCCGCCAAAATCAATCCATCCCGGACTGCTCTTGCCTCAGCTGTAGTAGCATCACTAATAAATTCGAGACCACAGCTACTGCCGGCTATAAAGACTCCTTTCTCATCTCTAATCACTGCCCCCGTAGCACCAGAACAAGAAACCGGAAAGAAGGCCGCATTGACGTTTAGTTTCACATAGTCTTCCTTTGGCTTCTCCCACCCGAGATATCGATCTCTTACATTCTTTTTCAAAGCACGCCAGTAATTAAGAGCAATAGCCGCTATTGCCTGCGCTGATCTGGCAGGTTTCTGCACTTTTTCATCATGAGCTATTTTCCTTCTCTCCCACCAAATATACCAACAAGCTATAGTAATTAGCTCTTTCAATCCGAGTTCTGGGATCTGAGGCGAGTTCTTGTCTGGTTGTCTTAGCATGGTCTCAAAAGCTCCAAAACCCGCTCTATCTTCATTACAGGCCTCCAAAATATCATTAGTTATGCCCAGATTTTCCCAAATCTCAACAGCCCTTGACACTTAAAAAACAAATATTGAGTATCCTCACAGTACACCAAACATACTGGGTATACACTACTGGTAATAATGTGTCTATTAGGAAAAATTGCCTTACAAGAAATAGCCCCATGCAAGAACCGCCAAGCAAAAAAATTCATCTTAGCTGGGATTCGGAGAGACCAAACCTTAGCCAGACTGGATTCACACCCACCGACCCCTGTTGCATTGTTATGCGAAGCTTCTCCCTATGTTGGTGATCCCATTCCAAATGATAAGCAGATCGAACTGAAAATAATTCTTAGAATTCTCATAACATCCACACTTCTGAAAATGGATACGATCAATGGTTCATCCCATGATCTTGTAGCGGGATCAATGAGTTCAGATACTTTTGTAAGGACCGTATTACCTCGAGGAGTGATAATCTTCCTGGAACAATCAGTGGGTATCCAACAGTATATTAATGTTCGAACCGTCCCCAACTCCCCATATATGACCTCGCTTCTCTTTATTACAGATATACACAAACAATTGTGTAGCTTTTTTAGTTTGAAGATTTTTAGCTTGCCAGATCTAGTGATCCCTTTATTTTTAAATATTTGGAAATTATATTTATGAGTTTCACAAAGTCTGTAAAAAACCTTTATGTAGCCATCGATGCAAAATCTGAATTTTAAAATACTTTGTATCTCGAtctatagaaaaatgaaaaaggtGTAGTTCTAAGCAAATGCGGACCTAGGAATTTGTGGAATCTTGACGCAACACAATTAATTTTTTCTCAGACATAATATAAGCATCATGTGGAGCAAACATTATTTTCACGACAATCTATATCTCTTATAAAGCAAAACCCCACTAGAGGGTCATTTAATTTGTCTATCTTAACATGCAACCTAGCCACATCATCAATTAATCACAGCCGTTCGACTGTATTCATCTATCCGTCCGATTGTGTTGCATCCATTGTGACATGCTCAGGCCGGCCGAGACTTCCACTCACTGATATGCCAACTCAGCAAACGAAACGTCACCAACATTAttgtttttttcttttcatttctTGCGGTAGAGATGGAGCGCCACCTTTAAATGGTGCATGTACATGGtacgtactccctccgtcccagttcgcaGGGCAAAATTTGCCAATATCTTGGCCCAAGGTGAAATTTCATTGGCCAAGATTTCTACATGCATGGAGTACTAGTGCGCCGTGGTTTCACATGCATGGAGTACTAGTGCGTGGTGGGAGATGAAAAGAGGAGTGTTTGCATGCAAAAATGAATTAGTTTACTCCCACATTAAATGCAAAATGTGCCTAGAAGGTGAGGGATTTTGGGACAAATATTTTTTGGAAATTTGCCTtgcgaactgggacggagggagtacgtaTGTCTCCTCCTGGCTGTTGTAAGAGATGCCTCAATTGGCCCTTGATCTTCTCATCAGTTACAATATtgaaggcatttatagctcagcTAACCCTCCTCGAACCATGCATTGCAACTTTAGACCGAACAAAACTTCATGATATGCTTTGTCCGCTTTTTGAGAACTGAGATGAGATTAGTATTTATCTTGGTCTTGACCTTCTACATCCATTCGGGAGCCACATTCTCTCCACCAAATCTCTGTGTACACATGGGATGAGGGAAGGGATTGTGAGGCCGCAAGGAAGGTGGCGATGGATTCATGATCTTGAATTGTTGGCTCTATCTTATGTTCTTCCTACCTATGGATTTGTCTACCTGCTATCGGTCCGTGGCTTTCTGCAGTCTATCTCATCTGAGTTTTGTGTATATTGTCAGCAGCAGTACACCATTACCTCCTCGATTTGATCATGGATGTTTGCCTCTAGATGGTGCGTCTGAGTAGTGAGTACTACTTCTATGTTATATCCGGTTCAAAGTTGGGATTATTCCTTTCAAATATGCATCCCGGCGAAGCTTCTAGCCATTATTTCTTGGATCGCATCCGTATAAGCAGCACTTCTAAACTTTGAAAGAATATATGTTGCATCAATCTTTCAAGCTGGGGTCCCGAGGTATCAATTCTTTCTTCATTTTCTTGCGCTAGAAAATACTCAATTGTTCTTCCACATGTGCCATAATTACCCGTCTCTGTTTTTCTGTACTGTGTGGGACATCATTATTCACATTGCACTACATAAGTGCAATTTTATTGGAACTCAAAAGCAGCATCTAACAAGTTCACAATTTTTCTTGCAGTCGGATTCTAATGGGGATATCTGTGCTGCTTGAGAAAATATTTTGAAAATTAAAATATTCTGCAGTTTCTCTAATAATAAGGTGATACGCATAGACTGAAAAACTGTGATATGACATGTCCGTGCGTCTTGGACATTTGCTGAGTCATGTTTTGCTACATGTCTAAAAATTTCTCTTTCATGCCAAATAACTTGAGAACGTATATGTTTTGTGCTATCCGCATACTCCTATATTTTATATGGTCTCACTTTGTTTACTTTAACAATTTTTTATAAACTTTTGTAGCAACACATACATATattttcaacaatcttttcacgtCATCTACTAACATTTATTAATTGTGGTCTATTTTAACCTACAAGTTATCCATATCATGATTTTTTGAACCATTCAATTTTCCACCTCATCTCCACATCTTTACACGTAAGCTATCGATATCATTAATTATTTTAGAAATCCAATCATTCATGTCATTTCTTTTAGCCGTTTGATTTATCAGATGGCACCATCGAAATCATACATGTCATTTATTTCATCCCTTTGACTTATGAAATCACACCACCGTGCTATGTAATTGCACAACTAAATCTATTTCATGTTTCATTGTATACTATTCtatttaaaaattaaaattttaaagatatatccgctgcaacgcgcggggtattctTCTAGTTATAATGTAGAAAAATGGATATAATACGCTGCAAATTAACAACACATTCAAATATTCACAAGTTAACAACTCATTGAAATATTCATATGTGCTAATATTAGACATGATACCAATTAGGAAGAACTCTAGAAAGGATATTAATGAAACTTCGACGATAGAAGTTGAAATGTCCAAATGCACCCACAATGATATCTACAAGATAACAAAGAAAGATGGATAGTAAATCATATGACCATGCGTTCAAAATATGTTGTGATTCGTGAGGTAATGGGAAAGTATCGATGTAGTAACAATGATGTGATAGTTAACCTAGGGCTATAAGTTTTTCATATTCTTCATGGTTTGAAACCGTTGAGTAATAGCAGTATCATCAAATCGTCAATAGCTTTCGTTCGGCCATCGAGTACTAAACCATTCATTCCTAGACTTTCTTACTAATCCCACTGTCTTCAGTTCATAGGGTTTGTGTGTATCTCTAGGTTTTTTATTTGGTCAACATAAGATCAATTGAACAATACaaaaattatattattaaaaAGTAGAACATCGAAGCTtcctaaatatatatatttataataTATATATCTTATTTTTCCTTGATTAAATTTACGACCTAGAATACGCTTAATTCGTATGAACCGGGAACGGCTCCCTCTATGCATTAATATAAGATATTTCAGGTATTTTTGAAATAAACTAGATATAATCCTAAGTCAGTGAACTTGTACTAGAATAGACGAGATAAAAATTAAAGTAGATAAACCAAACAAAATGCTTTTAACATTTTACATTTTCAAGGGGAGAGAGTAGTTTTTACCATCACACAATTTAAACTTGGCGATCTTCACGGCCCACAAAGCCCTCTCAACCGGCCTGGGAGACGTGTCTGAGCAGGACTCCACCGGCCTGGCTAGCCCAGAATCAGAGTTCGCAGCGACctcgatccaaaatctccaacccccTTGTCGTCGTCGACCAAAGGCCAAAACAATGGGGACCAAGGCCGACGCAGctcccggcggcggcgacgatctCGCGGCCATGCGCGAGCAGTGCCGGAGCATGGAGGAGGCCATCACCTTCCGCCGCGACGCGCAGCTCGCCCTCGTCGGCTCCCTCCAGCGCCTCGTCCCGGACCTGGTCCCCACCCTCGACCGCTCCCTCCGCCTCGTCGCCGCCTTCAACGCCCGCCCCTTCGCCCCCACCCCGAACCCCAACGCCGCCGACCCGCAGAACCCCAGCAGCAACCTCAAGCCGCACCACCGCCGCGCCGCCCCCGACCCGGCCCGCTCCACCCGCCGCAAGACCTCCCcgggctcctccccggcctcctCCGCCCCCGCCCCCGGCGGCCTCGACGCCGTGCGCACCATGGTCGCCGTCTTCCTCCTCGAGCTCGTCCCCTTCGCCGAGACCGACGCCGCCGTGCTCGCGCGCCGCCTGCAGGCGGACACCTCCTCCGCCACCGACGCCGAGCGGGCGGCTCTCGCGGACCTGGCCACGGAGCTCGGCGGCTCCGTCCCCGCCGCGGTCGCCCTCGCGCTCCGCCGCATCGCTGAGGACAGCGGCGGCGTGCAGATCGAGGAGGCCATGATTGGGGGCAAGCAGATGATGATGGTCTGGGCCATCGACCGGACCAAGCTCCTCAAAGAACTACCGGAGTCCACCACATTGTTGCCGCCCCAACCTCCACCCGCTCCTCAGCCAACCTCGTCGGAGACCGATACTAGCACTGCAATCGTGCCAAgaccaccaccacagcagcagcagcagcagcagcaacagcagcaggatATGTGGGCGCACTCAATGCCGCCGATGTTCCCACGGCCCAGGGGCATGCCAATGCCGGGGATGCAGAGGATGATGCCAGGGTTGATGCGTCCGTTCATGGCACCAAGCGGAGTTATCTCCATGGGCCCTGCTTCGGGGCCTATGCCTACTCAGCAGAACCAGAGGACCGAGGAGGAGGACCTCAAGGACCTTGAGGTGCTGCTCAGTAAAAAGACATATAAGGAGAAGCAGAACACCAAAACTGGGGAGGAGCTGCTGGATCTCATTCACAGGCCAACAGCAAAGGAGACTGCTGTTGCAGCAAAGGTTTGTTTTCACTCAACCTCCAGCTCCGGATATGTACTGTTGGTCTGTGTAGTTTGAGATGACTAAAAGTCTCACTATATTGTTAGTCATGGCCTCATGGGAGGAGCATTGCTCCAAATCAAGAGGTGGATCGTTTGGTTAATGCTAAGCAACAATACACAAGTACTAAACCAGTAAACCTCTGGAATAGTCTCACTAGAATTTGAAACCATGGAATCCATAGAGAATGGCTAGTATATATAAAGTGTTCACAAGATTTCATACCAAGCCATCAAAGATTGCTTTTCTAGTCGTGTGATTGGGGATTAGGGAATATGACTAGAAGGCAGCAGCTAGTAAAGAATCATTACTTTGGTAGGCTAAGGCATTTGACAACACAAGAATTATTAATATCTGCACTTAGGAGGCAGTATGTTATGACCGGCCTGGTCTACCGCCGGAGGGGGCCCATTGGCCCAACCGGCCAAGCTTAGTTAGGCCTTGTTTGGCAGGCCGGTTTTTAAGCAAATACACGTGTATTACACCAGCCCATCCAGTTACTCGAAAATACACCCTACTTCTGTTTGGCAGGCCGGTGTCTAGTAGTGTAAGCCCAGATAAACTCGTGAAAACACGTCGGATTGACCAGTTTTACAGACGCGAGGTGGACATCGCGTTTTTTACACTCGTGTTTTGTGGATTGGAGAAGAGAATTGGGTGTCCACCCAAAACACGTTAAATAATACGCTACCAAACACAGAAATCCACTGTTACCAAACAAAgccttaggggcttagcccagttAGCAGATTAGGGTTTCGCTAGTTCTCTTATATATACAAGTTGTAATAGACTAAATCAATCAAGCAATAATCAGATATCATTATTGCCGACTCCCAGAGGAGTCGGCCTTCTCCCGTCCGCGccgcccaagccctagccgccgccatcacagagctcgcgacggcgccctgccgccggcgccgccttccTCCCTCTCGCTCTCCGCACTTCCCCCCCTCCACTCGACGCCCTCGCCGCGGTAGAACCCGAGTGTCTACCAATTTGGTATCAGAGACATCTACGATCATGTCTTCGGGCCAGACCAccgccacctccgccgccgcctccgagacgccgccggcctcctccgccgcgcgCGCAATCGCTGCCGCCTCCACGGGCGCCGCGGCGCCACGGCAGATGTCGCCGGCGCCGCCCCTCCTCTCGCAGCCAGAGCCGCCGACGGCCATCCGCGACCTCGCCACCGCCGTCCGGGGCATCCGCTGTACCTCATCATCTGCACGCGAGGGATGACTACGCCGGTCTGTCGCCACCCTCGCCGCATACCCGGCCGCGCCGA includes the following:
- the LOC127306710 gene encoding probable N(6)-adenosine-methyltransferase MT-A70-like; amino-acid sequence: MGTKADAAPGGGDDLAAMREQCRSMEEAITFRRDAQLALVGSLQRLVPDLVPTLDRSLRLVAAFNARPFAPTPNPNAADPQNPSSNLKPHHRRAAPDPARSTRRKTSPGSSPASSAPAPGGLDAVRTMVAVFLLELVPFAETDAAVLARRLQADTSSATDAERAALADLATELGGSVPAAVALALRRIAEDSGGVQIEEAMIGGKQMMMVWAIDRTKLLKELPESTTLLPPQPPPAPQPTSSETDTSTAIVPRPPPQQQQQQQQQQQDMWAHSMPPMFPRPRGMPMPGMQRMMPGLMRPFMAPSGVISMGPASGPMPTQQNQRTEEEDLKDLEVLLSKKTYKEKQNTKTGEELLDLIHRPTAKETAVAAKFKTKGGSQLKEYCTNLTKEDCRRQSGSFVSCAKVHFRRIIAPHTDTNLGDCSFLDTCRHTKTCKYVHYELDQTPDIAPMMAGALAPPRQIKPHRAEYCSEIELGESQWINCDIRNFRMDILGQFGVIMADPPWDIHMELPYGTMADDEMRTLNVPALQTDGLIFLWVTGRAMELGRECLELWGYKRVEEIIWVKTNQLQRIIRTGRTGHWLNHSKEHCLVGIKGSPLVNRNIDTDVIVAEVRETSRKPDEMYAMLERISPRTRKLELFARMHNTQSGWLSLGNQVSGTRLVDEGLRARYKAAYPDFEVQPPSPPRASAPTDADQNTPSQKPAVSDGERPT